ACTAATCGCCAATCTTTGTCGAGTTTCTAGTGTGATTTCTCCCTTTGGTCGAAATGACAAAAAACTCGATTAATAAAGTCTTAGTAGATTACTTTTCTACAGGTTTCTTAACAATCTCGTCTAGAATTGCTTTGTTTTCGTAGTTAATTACTTTAAGGATAATCTCTTGGTTTTTAACTGTTTTTCCTTCTATAATGTATAGTTTTCCTTTTTTGAAAGGAACATTACTTTGATCAAAATCAACGTCTCCGTAAGTTAATGTGTTTTTGATATCTAAAGTATCAACCCATTTTTCGTTTAAAGTCTGGATTGCCTTTGGAGAATATTGAAAAGGTTTTGTTCTTAAATTATTCAAAACTCTGGCGTTCGGAAAGTAATTGCAACGAGTATCTTTTCCACTAAAAACAAGGGCTACAAAAAAGCATCCCATAATCAAACCAATCAAATAATATGCAAAACGATGTACGAACTTCATGAAATAAAATTTTTGCAAAGGTACGCTAAAGTTCCCTTAAAATACAAGTAAATTAATATCGTTATCTGGCAAATCAAACCATTCGCCAATTGCTTTGTTGGTAAGGATTCCGTGGTATAAATAAATTCCGTTTTTTAGACCTTTATTACATCTGATTGCGCTCTCTAAACCACCATCTTCAGCTATCTGAAGTAAGTATGGAGTTAAGATGTTACTGATTGAAAGTGAGGCAGTTTTGGAATATCTTGACGGAATATTTGGTACACAATAGTGTAAAACATTACTTTTTATAAAGGTTGGTTTTTCGTGAGTTGTAACTTCTGAACTTTCGAAACAACCTCCTGTATCAATGCTAACATCAACAATTACAGCACCTTTTTTCATGTGTTCAACCATAGTTTCTGTCACTACAATCGGACAACGTTCTTTTCCGCGCATCGCACCAATAGCGACATCACAACGTCTTAAAGCCTTTAATAATGCTTTTTGCTGAATGGTCGAAGTAAATATTCTTTGGTTTAAATTGTTTTGTAAACGACGTAATTTGGTGATTGAATTATCAAAAACTTTCACGTTTGCACCAAGTCCAATTGCGGTTTTAGCAGCAAATTCACCTACAGTTCCTGCACCAAGAATTACAACTTCAGTAGGAGGGACACCGGTAATATTACCAAATAAAAGCCCTTTTCCAAATTCGTCCGTAATCATTAATTCCGCAGCAATAAGTATAGAAGCGGTTCCTGCGATTTCGCTTAATGATTTTACTGCTGGATAAGAACCGTCTTCATCCTTAATATATTCAAAAGCAAGCGCAGTAATTTTTTTCTGAGCTAAAGCTTCGAAATATTCTTTCTTTTTAGTTTTTAACTGAATTGCTGAAATGATAATCGTTTCCGGATTAATCATTTTAATTTCAGCCAATGTTGGAGGTTCAACTTTAAGTAATAACGGACAGCCAAAAACTTTTTTAGTGTCTTTTGTTACTTCTGCACCAGCATCTGCATATTCTTTATCAGAATAGCTAGAGCTTTCTCCGGCACCAGATTCAATCATAACACGATGACCTTCGTAAGTCAAAGAGTTTACCGCATCTGGAGTCAGGCAAATACGACGTTCCTGGTAACTTGTTTCTTTAGGAATTCCTATAAAAAGTTCACTTTTGAATCGGCCAATTTCAAGTTTTTCTTCTTGTGGCAACAATTGTTGTTTCGTAAATGGAGTTAAGGTAATTGACATGGGTTGTGCAAAATATTAAGAGTACAAATTACGTAAAAAGTTTTAAAATCAATGTAAAAATTGTGCTAATACTGTTTTAATAATTAAGGTATTAGTTTTTCCATTTTAATGTCGGCTCTTTCGTAAATCCCATCTTCTAAAGGAATCTCTTCAAAGCCAAATTTTCTATAGAGATGAATTGCGGGAAGTAATTTTCGATTTGAATATAAAAGTACTTTTTTAATACCGTTTTCTTCGGCGACAGCCAGACAATGAATTAATAGTTTATTCCCAATTCCAAGACCTTGCGCTTTGTCAGAAACTGCCATTTTACTCAATTCAAATGTTGTATCGTCAATTTTCATTAAAGAAACCGTTCCAATAATTTCGTCATTATATTTAGCGTAGAAAATAAGTCCGCCTTTATCAATAATTTCTTCTTGCGGATTTGAAAGCACTATTTCATCTTTTTCTTCTACTCTAAAATACTTTTGAAGCCATTCTATATTTAAGGTTTTGATGTGATCTTTTAAATCTTGAGAAAAAGGGATTATTTCTACTATATTATTCATCGTCATTGTATTCAAATTTATTTCTAACCCATTTATCTCCAATGAAATCTCTTTCAGCTTCTTCTCCATATTCGAGGTCAAAAATTTCATTTAAAGTTTCATCACTTAGAACTAATTGTTCTAATGCAACAATTATCGAATTTTCTGTTGTTATTTCGTCATTTGTTAGAAACTGCCAATCACCATCTCCATCATGAACGACACGTAAAATTGGTTTTCCTTCGTTAAGCCAATGCTTTGTTGTAAAAGTGGTAAGGTTTTTTGGTTCTCTAAATTTAAATTGAGCATTTCTATCCAATAAAGGCTGTTCATGAAGAAATTCTTCTTCAAAATTTTCTTCCCAAGGAAATTTGTCATTTCGGTCTGTCCAAACTAATTGAAGTGCCGGAAAATTATCAGTATCGTAAAGTTTTATAGCTGTACCAAAATAGTCGTTGATATTTCTTGGATCTACTTTTAGAAACTCTGCTCTACTATCTTCAAAAATATTTAGATAGGCTTTATTTTCAACTAATATTTCATTTGCTTTTATTATTTCTGCAACATCATTTATTATTTCGTGTAATAAAGATGTAGATAATCCAAAGCAAATTATTTCTGGATGTTTATATTTTTGCCATAAGCCAACGCTATACGCGAAAGATGGTAAGTAATCAGTTGATTTTATAATTATGACATGAAGGCCATACTTTTCAATATTAAGTTTGGCATTCGTAATTAAGTCATCGGGATCAATGCAATTATGTTGATTTTCTGTGGTCACTAAATTTGATTAAATTAATTCTAAACTTCTTTTTCCGTCAGCCAATAATTCAATATTGATTGTAGAAGTTTCTTCAGGAAGTAGATTTGCAATTTTTTCAGACCATTCGATAAAACACCAATTTCCCGAATATAAATAATCATCAACACCCATATCGAGTGCTTCGGTTTCTTTGTTTAATCGGTAAAAATCAAAGTGATAAACGATTTGATTGTTTGAAGTAGAATATTCATTTACAAGTGAAAAAGTTGGGCTGTTTGTTGCACTTTCAACTCCTAAACTTCTGCACAATTGCTTGATAAGAGTAGTTTTTCCAACACCCATTTCTCCATTAAAAAGAATAATCTTTTTAGGATTTGAGGCTAAAATTTGTTCTGCTACTTCTTGAATTTGATCTAATGAAAAAACGATATTCATTGTAAGTATTTAATTTGGTTTTATTTCTTTTTTGCAAGTTTCCTAACTTCCGGATTGATTAAATTAGGATCAATTTCGTCTGTTTTTTTGATGTATTTATTTAAGCTGTCTTTTTGAGAATAATAGGCGTAAGAATTTGCTAATTGCGCATAATAACTTCCATTCTTTGGTTCAATTTTAACAGCTTTATTTAAATTTTGAATAGCCAGGTTTAAATATTTTTTATCATTTTTCTCCATGAATATTTGACCATAACTTGTAGCTGCGCAATAAAATACTTTTCCGTTATTTGGATTTAATGCAATGGATTTTTCCAAATAAACGGCAGATTTTTCATATTCTTTTTTCTTTCCTAGAATAATTCCAAATCCCCAAAAAGCATTAGGATTTTGATTATCCAAAAGCCAAGCTTGATTGAATCTTTTCATTGATGTGTCAAGATCATCTTTATAGAAATATTCCCATCCTTTACTGACATAATATTCAGAAGCCTCTTTTTTATTTTTAAATTGTTTTTCAGATTCTTCAATAAATTGATTATCACTTTGTATTTGCTGAGGACATTTTTTGACTTCGCCATACATGGGAATCAAATTGATTCCTTGGGGACAATCTTGAGCGCAACTATAATTAATATTTGCTAAGAAAACTAAAAAGAATAAAAAATTTAATGGTTTCGTCATATAAAAGTTGTCTTTCTATTTTGGATTAAATTCTATGCTTATTATATAAGTCTCAGTCGCAGTTCTAAGTATCAGCTGAAAACTGAAAACTGCGACTGAAAACTTTTTTATTTCGGATTAAAAACCAAAAACGGAATAATCATTTCTTCTAACGAAATTCCTCCGTGTTGATACGTATTTCTGTAATAACTCACATAATGATTGTAATTGTTTACATAAGCTAAAAAGAAATCATTCTTAGCAAAAATAAACGAACTACTCATGTTTATAGCCGGTAAACCAATATCTTTTGGCTCTTTTACGACATAAACATCTTTTTGCTCATATGTTAAACTACGACCAGTTTTGTAACGCAAATTTAAGCTTGTATTTTTATCTCCAACAACTTTCGAAGGATTTTTTACATTAATTGTCCCGTGATCTGTTGTCAAAATTAATTTAAAACCTAAAAGTTGTGCTTGCTGAATAATCTCTAAAAGTGGAGAATTCTTAAACCAGCTCAAAGTCAGAGAGCGATAAGCTTTATCATCAGAAGCAAGTTCTTTTACGACTTCCATTTCAGTTTTGGCGTGCGATAACATGTCGACAAAATTGTAAACAACCGTAACTAAATCATTTCCTTTTAAGGCTTTGAAATTTTCAGCCAGTTTTTTTCCGCCAGCGTAATTGGTAATTTTAAAGTAATCTTCCTTAATATTTAATCCTAAACGCTTTAATTGTGCCGAAAGAAATTCAGCTTCGTAAAGGTTTTTTCCACCATCTTCGACATCATTTTTCCAATATTGAGGGAATTGTTTTTCCATTTCAATAGGCAATAATCCAGAGAATATCGCATTTCTGGCATATTGTGTTGCCGTTGGAAGAATTGAGAAATACGGAACTTCTTTTTCTAATTTGTAATAGTTAGAAACCACTGTTTCAAAAGATTTCCATTGATCATAACGCAAATTATCAATAACAACAAACAAGATTGGTTTATCTTTTTTCTTGATTTCCGGAACTACTAATTCTTTGAATAAGTTGTGAGATTGAATTGGTTTATCTGCTTTTGGAGCAAACCAATCTTCGTAGTTTCTTTCGATATATTTTCCGAATTGTGAATTAGCTTCAACCTTTTGAGATTCAAGAATCTCTATCATTCCCTGATCGTTTATATTTTCTAGTTCAAGTTCCCAGAAAATCAATTTTTTGTATAATTCAACCCAATCTTCAAAGGAATTTACCATCGCCAATTCCATTGAGATTTTGCGAAATTCTTTCTGATAATCTAAAGTGGTTTTCTCTGAAATCAATCTCGAATGATCCAGATTTTTCTTCAAACTCAACAAAATTTGATTCGGATTTACAGGTTTTATAAGGTAATCTGCGATTTTAGAACCAATCGCTTCTTCCATTATATATTCCTCTTCACTTTTGGTGATCATAATCATCGGGATTGCCGATTTCTTTTCTTTCATTTCCGAAAGCGTTTCCAAACCACTCATTCCTGGCATATTTTCATCTAAAAAAACAATATCAAAATTGTCTTCTTCAAATAAAGAAATAGCGTCAAGGCCGTTATTACAAGTAGTTACAGCGTAGTTTTTTTTCTCCAGAAATAATATATGTGGTTTCAAAAGATCGATCTCATCATCGACCCAAAGTATTTTTATCTTGTCCATAAACGATTTTATTTTTAATGCAATTTAGAAGTATAGAACTTAAAAAGTATTAAAAATAGTATAAATTTCAGAATAATGATTTATGATTTTTATAGAATATCTTTTTTTTATTTTGTTATTATATTGAGAATCAGTGTTAATTATTGTTGATTTTTAAGTAAAAAACAGGAAGTGAATTATAGTTATTTACTTATATTTGTTGATCTAAAAATAACCAAATAGTGACTCATATCAATAAGTTAAAAATATTCAATGATCCCATTTATGGGTTTATTTCCATCCCGAACGAACTTATTTACGACTTAATCCAACATCCGTACTTTCAGCGTTTACGCCGCATTTCGCAAATGGGATTATCGTATTTGGTTTATCCCGGGGCAAATCATACCCGTTTTCATCATGCGTTGGGATGTATGCATTTAATGCAGAAATCTGTCGAGACTCTTCGTTTTAAAGGAGTTGCGATTTCTCCCGAAGAGGAAAATGCTTTATATATTGCTATTTTACTGCACGATATTGGTCACGGGCCGTTTTCTCACGCAATGGAAAAGAGTATTGTTGAAGATGTGAATCATGAAGCTATTTCGTTATTATTTATGAATCAGCTTAATGAAGAATTTGACGGAAGATTGAGTTTGGCTATTCAAGTTTTTAAAGGTGATTATCACAGAAAATTCATGTTGCAATTGATTTCAAGTCAGTTAGATATGGATCGAATGGACTATTTGAAACGTGATAGTTTTTATACAGGAGTTGCAGAAGGAAATGTTAATTCTGAACGTTTGATTCAGATGATGAATGTGGTTGATGGCACTTTGGTTATTGAGGAAAAGGGAATTTATTCAGTCGAAAAATTTCTGCTTTCGCGTAGATTAATGTATTGGCAGGCTTACTTGCATAAAACAAGTTTGGTGGCCGAATTAATTTTGATGAAAGTATTAAAAAGAGCTAAAGAATTGACTTTAAAAGGAGTTGCTTTGCCTTGCAGCGAGCCTCTTTTGTATTTTATGCAGAACAAAGTTGCGTTGGAGGATTTTAATGCCGAAAAGCTTGATTTGTTTTCTCAATTAGATGATTTTGATATTATTAGCGCTCTAAAAGCGTGGCAGAAAAATAGTGATTTTATACTTTCTACTTTAAGTAAAATGCTTATTAATAGAGATTTACTTAAAATTAAATTGAGTGCAGAAAAAATTCCGATGGAAGAATCCCAATCTTTAAAAGAAGAATTTGCAGAAGCACATCATATTTCGGCTGTTGATGCCGGATATTTCATTTTTAGAGGTAAAATAAAAAATCAGGCTTATAGTAAAGAAGCTGAACCAATACGAATTTTGAAAAAAGATAAAACAATTGAGGATGTTGTAGAAGCGTCTGATCAGCTGAATTTGAAATCGTTATCTAAATTGGTGACAAAATATTACATCTGTTTCCCAAAACAACTTATCTAAAATTAACATTTAAAATCTATTTTTTATATTTTTGTCGCAATGAAATTTACAGCAGAACAAATAGCAGGAATTTTAGAAGGAGAAGTTGTTGGGAATCCCAATGCAGAAGTTTCTCGGCTATCTAAGATCGAAGAAGGCGAGGAAGGTTCACTTACTTTTTTGGCTAATCCTAAATATATCAACTACATATATACTACCAAAGCTTCAGTGACAATTGTTAATGATAGCTTTATACCTGAACAAGAAGTTACGACAACTTTAATAAAAGTAGAGGATGCTTATGCTTCCTTTTCGAAGCTTTTACACTTTTATAATCAAGTAAAATTGAATAAAAACGGTATCGAACCACAATCTTTCATGACCGAAGGAACTAAACACGGAGAGAATCTATACTTAGGGAGCTTCAGTTATATAGGGCAAAACGTGGTTTTAGGCGATAACGTAAAAATTTATCCAAATAGTTTTATTGGTGATAATGTTGTTATTGGCAATAATGTATATATTTTTGCAGGCGCTAAAATTTATTCTGAAACTATAATAGGAAACAATTGCACGATTCATTCAGGAACTATTATAGGTGCTGATGGTTTTGGTTTTGTGCCTAATGAAGAAGGAGTATATAGTAAAGTACCTCAAATTGGTAATGTTATCATTGAAGATAATGTTGATATTGGAGCAAATACGACAATAGACAGAGCAACTCTAGGTTCTACAATTATTAGACAAGGAGTTAAATTAGACAATCAGATTCAGGTTGCTCATAATGTAGAAATTGGTAAAAACACGGTGATTGCGGCGCAATCTGGTGTTGCCGGTTCTACTAAAATTGGAGAAAACTGTATGATTGGTGGGCAAGTTGGTATCGCAGGTCACTTAACAATAGGTAATAATGTGAGATTGCAAGCTCAGTCAGGAGTTGCAAGAAACATCAAGGATGGTGAGATTTTGCAGGGGACGCCGTCACTTGGATATACTGATTTTAACAAATCGTACGTTCATTTTAAGAACTTACCTAAAATCGTAACCGAAATTGAAGAATTAAAAAAACAAATAATAAACCCAAAAAATGGAAATAATGGTTAAACAGAAGACCATCAAAAATGAAATTTCACTAACAGGCGTTGGATTACACACTGGAAAAGAAGTTACAATGACTTTTAAACCAGCTCCAATTAATAATGGTTTCACTTTTGTAAGAGTAGATTTGCAAGGTCAACCAGTCATTGAGGCTGATGCTAACTATGTTGTTAACACGCAAAGAGGTACTAATTTAGAAAAATTAGGTGTAAAAATTCAAACACCAGAACACGTTTTAGCTGCTTTAGTTGGATGTGATTTGGATAATGTTATCATTGAATTAAACGCTTCTGAGCTTCCAATAATGGATGGTTCTTCAAAATATTTTGTTGAAGCTATTGAAAATGCCGGAATCGAAGAACAAGATGCTAAACGTAATGTTTATGTGGTAAAAGAAGTTATTTCGTTTACTGATGAAACTACGGGAAGTGAGATTTTGGTTATGCCAAGTGATGATTATCAAGTAACTGCAATGGTTGATTTTGGTACTAAAGTTTTAGGTACTCAAAACGCAACTATGAAAAGTATAGCCGATTTTAAAGATGAAATCGCTAATTCAAGAACTTTTAGTTTCTTACATGAATTAGAATCTCTTCTTGAAAACGGATTAATTAAAGGTGGAGATTTAAACAATGCTATTGTATATGTAGATAAAGAAATATCTGATGCTACAATGGAAAACTTAAAGAAAGCTTTCGGGAAAGATAAGATTTCTGTTAAGCCAAACGGAGTTTTAGACAACCTTACTTTACATTATCCAAACGAAGCTGCAAGACATAAATTATTAGATGTTGTTGGAGATTTATCTTTGATTGGAGTTAGAATTCAAGGAAAAATTATTGCTAACAAACCTGGACACTATGTAAATACACAGTTTGCCAAAAAATTAGCAAAAATTATCAAAATAGAGCAAAGAAATCACGTACCGGTTTACGATTTAAATCTTGAGCCGTTAATGGATATTCATAAAATTATGGCTGTATTGCCACACAGACCTCCATTTTTGTTAATTGACAGAATTATTGAAATGTCAGATAGCCATGTGGTTGGAATGAAAAATGTAACAATGAATGAGAATTTCTTCGTTGGACATTTTCCTGAAGCTCCGGTTATGCCAGGGGTTTTAATTGTGGAAGCAATGGCACAAACAGGTGGAATTTTGGTTTTAAGCACAGTTCCGGATCCTGAAAATTATTTGACATATTTCATGAAAATTGATAATGTTAAATTCAAACACAAAGTATTACCTGGTGACACCTTGATTTTCAAGTGTGAATTGATTTCTCCTATCAGAAGAGGAATCTGTCATATGCAGGCAAATGCTTACGCAAACGGAAAATTAGTAACTGAGGCAGAATTAATGGCTCAAATTGCTAGAAAACAATAATCATTTAATCGATTTTATTGTTTACGTTTGTTGCCCAAATTAGATTATTTTAAATTTAAAATATAAAACATACAGATGAATCAACCATTAGCATATGTTCATCCCGGCGCCAAAATCGCTAAAAACGTTGTAATAGAGCCTTTTACAACAATTCACAATAATGTTGTTATTGGTGATGGTACTTGGATTGGTTCAAATGTGACCATCATGGAAGGTGCTCGTATTGGTAAAAATTGTAATATTTTTCCAGGAGCTGTAATTTCTGCGGTGCCACAAGATTTAAAATTCGGAGGAGAAGATTCTCTTGCCATTATTGGAGACAATTGTACGATTAGAGAATGTGTTACTATAAACAGAGGTACAGTTGCGTCTGGACAAACTATTCTTGGTAACAATTGTTTAGTTATGGCGTATGCACACATTGCGCACGATTGCGAGATTGGTAACAATGCCATTATCGTAAACGGAGTAGCTCTTGCAGGTCACGTAGTTGTTGGTAATCATGCCGTAATTGGTGGTTTGGCAGCAATTCATCAATTTATTCACATTGGTGATCATGCTATGATTTCTGGTGGATCTCTTGTTAGAAAAGATGTTCCTCCTTATACAAAAGCTGCAAAAGAGCCATTATCATACGTAGGAATCAATTCAGTTGGTTTAAGAAGAAGAGGATTTAGTACTGAGAAAATCAGAGAGATACAAGAAATCTATAGAATTTTATACCAAAAGAACTATAATACAACACAAGCTTTAAGTATTATTGAAGCTGAAATGGAAGCAACTCCTGAGAGAGATGAAATTCTTGATTTTATCAGAAATTCATCACGAGGAATTATGAAAGGTTATTCAGGAAACTATTAGATAAAAGTTTAATCGTTTATTTGTTTGTCGTTAAATCGGAAACAGATAAACGATTTAACGATTCAACAAAATATTAAACAAAAAAGAACAAAATGGCATCTACATCAGATATTAGAAACGGATTGTGTATTAAATTCAATCATGATATTTATAAAATCGTTGAATTTCTTCACGTAAAACCTGGAAAAGGTCCAGCTTTCGTAAGAACAAAATTAAGAAGTTTAACTACAGGAAGAGTATTAGATAATACGTTTTCTGCAGGTCATAAAATCGACGTTATTCGTGTAGAAACACATAATTATCAGTTTTTGTATGCTGAAGGAGATGAATTTCATTTTATGAATACAGAATCTTTTGAGCAAATTTCTTTGAATAAAAACATTTTGGATGCTCCGGGATTATTAAAAGAAGGAACAAGTGTAATGGTTCAGGTAAATACTGAAACTGATTTACCTTTATCTGTAGATATGCCATCTTCTGTAATTCTTGAAGTTACTTATGCTGAGCCAGGAGTAAAAGGAAATACAGCTACAAATGCTACAAAAAATGCAACAGTAGAAACTGGAGCATCAGTAAACGTTCCGTTGTTCATCAACGAAGGTGATAAAATTAAAATTGATACAGCTTCAGGTTCTTACATGGAGCGTGTAAAAGAGTAATTTTTAATTAGATAATTTGTCAATGAGTCAATTAGAAAATTAATGCATACGCAGAAATTGAATAATTTTTATTTTCTAATTGACTCATTTTCTAATTGACACATTCTCTAATTGACAAATTTTCTAATTTAAATATATGAAATTTCCAAAGATTCATTCTTTACAAGAA
This genomic window from Flavobacterium sp. 9 contains:
- a CDS encoding DUF4258 domain-containing protein, producing the protein MKFVHRFAYYLIGLIMGCFFVALVFSGKDTRCNYFPNARVLNNLRTKPFQYSPKAIQTLNEKWVDTLDIKNTLTYGDVDFDQSNVPFKKGKLYIIEGKTVKNQEIILKVINYENKAILDEIVKKPVEK
- a CDS encoding alanine dehydrogenase, whose amino-acid sequence is MSITLTPFTKQQLLPQEEKLEIGRFKSELFIGIPKETSYQERRICLTPDAVNSLTYEGHRVMIESGAGESSSYSDKEYADAGAEVTKDTKKVFGCPLLLKVEPPTLAEIKMINPETIIISAIQLKTKKKEYFEALAQKKITALAFEYIKDEDGSYPAVKSLSEIAGTASILIAAELMITDEFGKGLLFGNITGVPPTEVVILGAGTVGEFAAKTAIGLGANVKVFDNSITKLRRLQNNLNQRIFTSTIQQKALLKALRRCDVAIGAMRGKERCPIVVTETMVEHMKKGAVIVDVSIDTGGCFESSEVTTHEKPTFIKSNVLHYCVPNIPSRYSKTASLSISNILTPYLLQIAEDGGLESAIRCNKGLKNGIYLYHGILTNKAIGEWFDLPDNDINLLVF
- a CDS encoding GNAT family N-acetyltransferase — its product is MTMNNIVEIIPFSQDLKDHIKTLNIEWLQKYFRVEEKDEIVLSNPQEEIIDKGGLIFYAKYNDEIIGTVSLMKIDDTTFELSKMAVSDKAQGLGIGNKLLIHCLAVAEENGIKKVLLYSNRKLLPAIHLYRKFGFEEIPLEDGIYERADIKMEKLIP
- a CDS encoding DUF4262 domain-containing protein; translation: MTTENQHNCIDPDDLITNAKLNIEKYGLHVIIIKSTDYLPSFAYSVGLWQKYKHPEIICFGLSTSLLHEIINDVAEIIKANEILVENKAYLNIFEDSRAEFLKVDPRNINDYFGTAIKLYDTDNFPALQLVWTDRNDKFPWEENFEEEFLHEQPLLDRNAQFKFREPKNLTTFTTKHWLNEGKPILRVVHDGDGDWQFLTNDEITTENSIIVALEQLVLSDETLNEIFDLEYGEEAERDFIGDKWVRNKFEYNDDE
- the tsaE gene encoding tRNA (adenosine(37)-N6)-threonylcarbamoyltransferase complex ATPase subunit type 1 TsaE, which translates into the protein MNIVFSLDQIQEVAEQILASNPKKIILFNGEMGVGKTTLIKQLCRSLGVESATNSPTFSLVNEYSTSNNQIVYHFDFYRLNKETEALDMGVDDYLYSGNWCFIEWSEKIANLLPEETSTINIELLADGKRSLELI
- a CDS encoding M48 family metallopeptidase, whose translation is MTKPLNFLFFLVFLANINYSCAQDCPQGINLIPMYGEVKKCPQQIQSDNQFIEESEKQFKNKKEASEYYVSKGWEYFYKDDLDTSMKRFNQAWLLDNQNPNAFWGFGIILGKKKEYEKSAVYLEKSIALNPNNGKVFYCAATSYGQIFMEKNDKKYLNLAIQNLNKAVKIEPKNGSYYAQLANSYAYYSQKDSLNKYIKKTDEIDPNLINPEVRKLAKKK
- a CDS encoding bifunctional response regulator/alkaline phosphatase family protein; translated protein: MDKIKILWVDDEIDLLKPHILFLEKKNYAVTTCNNGLDAISLFEEDNFDIVFLDENMPGMSGLETLSEMKEKKSAIPMIMITKSEEEYIMEEAIGSKIADYLIKPVNPNQILLSLKKNLDHSRLISEKTTLDYQKEFRKISMELAMVNSFEDWVELYKKLIFWELELENINDQGMIEILESQKVEANSQFGKYIERNYEDWFAPKADKPIQSHNLFKELVVPEIKKKDKPILFVVIDNLRYDQWKSFETVVSNYYKLEKEVPYFSILPTATQYARNAIFSGLLPIEMEKQFPQYWKNDVEDGGKNLYEAEFLSAQLKRLGLNIKEDYFKITNYAGGKKLAENFKALKGNDLVTVVYNFVDMLSHAKTEMEVVKELASDDKAYRSLTLSWFKNSPLLEIIQQAQLLGFKLILTTDHGTINVKNPSKVVGDKNTSLNLRYKTGRSLTYEQKDVYVVKEPKDIGLPAINMSSSFIFAKNDFFLAYVNNYNHYVSYYRNTYQHGGISLEEMIIPFLVFNPK
- a CDS encoding HD domain-containing protein, with the translated sequence MTHINKLKIFNDPIYGFISIPNELIYDLIQHPYFQRLRRISQMGLSYLVYPGANHTRFHHALGCMHLMQKSVETLRFKGVAISPEEENALYIAILLHDIGHGPFSHAMEKSIVEDVNHEAISLLFMNQLNEEFDGRLSLAIQVFKGDYHRKFMLQLISSQLDMDRMDYLKRDSFYTGVAEGNVNSERLIQMMNVVDGTLVIEEKGIYSVEKFLLSRRLMYWQAYLHKTSLVAELILMKVLKRAKELTLKGVALPCSEPLLYFMQNKVALEDFNAEKLDLFSQLDDFDIISALKAWQKNSDFILSTLSKMLINRDLLKIKLSAEKIPMEESQSLKEEFAEAHHISAVDAGYFIFRGKIKNQAYSKEAEPIRILKKDKTIEDVVEASDQLNLKSLSKLVTKYYICFPKQLI
- the lpxD gene encoding UDP-3-O-(3-hydroxymyristoyl)glucosamine N-acyltransferase produces the protein MKFTAEQIAGILEGEVVGNPNAEVSRLSKIEEGEEGSLTFLANPKYINYIYTTKASVTIVNDSFIPEQEVTTTLIKVEDAYASFSKLLHFYNQVKLNKNGIEPQSFMTEGTKHGENLYLGSFSYIGQNVVLGDNVKIYPNSFIGDNVVIGNNVYIFAGAKIYSETIIGNNCTIHSGTIIGADGFGFVPNEEGVYSKVPQIGNVIIEDNVDIGANTTIDRATLGSTIIRQGVKLDNQIQVAHNVEIGKNTVIAAQSGVAGSTKIGENCMIGGQVGIAGHLTIGNNVRLQAQSGVARNIKDGEILQGTPSLGYTDFNKSYVHFKNLPKIVTEIEELKKQIINPKNGNNG
- a CDS encoding bifunctional UDP-3-O-[3-hydroxymyristoyl] N-acetylglucosamine deacetylase/3-hydroxyacyl-ACP dehydratase, whose amino-acid sequence is MVKQKTIKNEISLTGVGLHTGKEVTMTFKPAPINNGFTFVRVDLQGQPVIEADANYVVNTQRGTNLEKLGVKIQTPEHVLAALVGCDLDNVIIELNASELPIMDGSSKYFVEAIENAGIEEQDAKRNVYVVKEVISFTDETTGSEILVMPSDDYQVTAMVDFGTKVLGTQNATMKSIADFKDEIANSRTFSFLHELESLLENGLIKGGDLNNAIVYVDKEISDATMENLKKAFGKDKISVKPNGVLDNLTLHYPNEAARHKLLDVVGDLSLIGVRIQGKIIANKPGHYVNTQFAKKLAKIIKIEQRNHVPVYDLNLEPLMDIHKIMAVLPHRPPFLLIDRIIEMSDSHVVGMKNVTMNENFFVGHFPEAPVMPGVLIVEAMAQTGGILVLSTVPDPENYLTYFMKIDNVKFKHKVLPGDTLIFKCELISPIRRGICHMQANAYANGKLVTEAELMAQIARKQ
- the lpxA gene encoding acyl-ACP--UDP-N-acetylglucosamine O-acyltransferase — its product is MNQPLAYVHPGAKIAKNVVIEPFTTIHNNVVIGDGTWIGSNVTIMEGARIGKNCNIFPGAVISAVPQDLKFGGEDSLAIIGDNCTIRECVTINRGTVASGQTILGNNCLVMAYAHIAHDCEIGNNAIIVNGVALAGHVVVGNHAVIGGLAAIHQFIHIGDHAMISGGSLVRKDVPPYTKAAKEPLSYVGINSVGLRRRGFSTEKIREIQEIYRILYQKNYNTTQALSIIEAEMEATPERDEILDFIRNSSRGIMKGYSGNY
- the efp gene encoding elongation factor P, whose product is MASTSDIRNGLCIKFNHDIYKIVEFLHVKPGKGPAFVRTKLRSLTTGRVLDNTFSAGHKIDVIRVETHNYQFLYAEGDEFHFMNTESFEQISLNKNILDAPGLLKEGTSVMVQVNTETDLPLSVDMPSSVILEVTYAEPGVKGNTATNATKNATVETGASVNVPLFINEGDKIKIDTASGSYMERVKE